In Fusarium falciforme chromosome 9, complete sequence, the sequence GGGTTGGGCGGAGTTGCTCGGAGGACGGTGGGCTTCGCGCTGTTGATGCTGACGGTGTTTCTCTGGACGCTATACAACTTTATCGCCAGTGTACGCGACCTGTTGACTTCCTCCGACATCCGGTGCTAATCGCTGTGGTAGTACATCTTTGCCGACCAAACCTACAACAAGCCGTTCTTTGTCGTATACGTTAATACCTCGATATTTGCCATCTCGTTGGCACCCAAATTTCTTCGATACCTGAGGAGGACTGGTTTCCGTGGATTGCGACACGATGCGACTCAGCTATGGGCGGACTACAAGCAGGGTACGACTCGGACAAAGACGCTGCgcgaggacgaagacgagggaGCTGGCGAACGTTTGATATCGGAGGGCTATGGCAGCGCAGAGAACACAAAGACGGACGAGAAGCTGGGACTTCATGAAACCGCGGTTCTGAGCTTTGAGTTCTGCATGCTCTGGTTCCTCGCCAACTacttctcctcggcctgcCTGGAGTACACGAGCGTTGCCAGCGTCACGATTTTGACATCGACAAGTAGCGTGTGGACGCTCATCTTCTGCTCTTTCTTCGGAATCGAGCGCTTCTCGACACCGAAGCTTCTCGGTGTGGGAGCATCGCTCGCCGGTGTCATACTCATTTCTACTGTGGACATGTCTGGCACGAGTGACGAGGACCGGGGATCGTTCCCGCACAAGACGACGGCACAGATTGCTATTGGTGACTCGATGGCGTTTCTGAGTGCGGTTATCTACGGCATATATGTGAcggtgatgaagaggagggttCCCGATGAGGACAGGGTGGACATGCAGCTGTTCTTTGGATTGGTTGGTGTGTTCAACTTGATACTCTTGTGGCCTCTTTTCTTCATGCTGCACTGGACGGGCTTGGAAACAGTAGGTCACATTCCATGCCTGCTGTCATATCTCACTAACTTGGCAACAGTTTGAACTTCCACCAGATGCCACAATCTggggtattattattgtGAGTGCTCACTTGACTCTTCTATTTCATGTCATCCTGTTAACTTGTCCTACCCAGTTCAATGCCGTGTCATCCTTCATCAGCGACATCTCGTGGGCACTGGCACTGCTCATGACCACACCTTTGGTGGTGACTGTGGGCCTGTCACTCACGATCCCGCTGTCTTTGATCGGCGAGATGCTGCAGTACAGCCGATACTCAAGCTTCACGTATTGGGTAGGAGCAACGGTCGTGTTTGTTTCTTTTATTGTGGTGAGCCGCGAGAGTGATGATGCAGAGGACAACAAGAAGAACGACGACCTGGAGAGGGCAGCGAGTGATGTGATGTAGGGCGTATGGAAGAGAGAGCACTTGGATGACTTTTATGACTTTACACTGTTAGGATTCTCAACACAGCAAGATACCGAGGCATGGGATATCAGGAGTTTTGATTAGATGGCTATAAGTGGTGGAAAAGAGCGCGCGACCTCAGGGTCCCATTCAACATGCACGATCCAGACAACTCACCAACCAAGTGTTGATCGCACCAGGCCCGGGCGTTCTGGACCCTTGAAGTTATTCATAGCCTCAACCTCGGTCACATGGATCCTGCGATAATCTTGCCGAGATTTCGATCTCGGCGGGGACCGAGCGGGACCCTGGGCGGGAGATGTGCAACAGGGGTCACACGATAGTTGCCTCCGGGAAGCTTTCGCTACTACACGTGTAGATACAGCATATAAGTTGTATGTATTATGTAGGTTGGCTTCAGGCAAGGCAATTTTACGAGTACTGCATGAAGAGGTGTCATGAGCATGTGGACTGGAATTCACTGAGTCAGTGTTTGTCAGCACAGCCTCTAGTCAAAGAATCTAGACTGGAGAACCCAAGACGTGACTTCAGCCTTGTTTTGTAATTTACAGAAATGTATTTTGACAAATGTAAGGGACCGGGTCTCGAACTCGAAACCTATCTGCCTTTCTTATGCCTCCATGCCGCGCACACCAACAGAGCGATCCGCTGAGCGGGTCACGCACTTGGGGGACGGCGGGGCTGAAAGTGCGCCGGTCGTCGATGGGACACCAAAACCTCGATCTCGATGAAGCATTCCGGGCGGGCCTCTCTGTTACACGCCGGGGTCATGGGTCGTAGGGTCCTTTCCTGGTCCCTGAAGTGGTGGCGGGAATGAGATCTATGGGATGGATGAAGTGAAGATAAGATGGTGAATCAAAATTGGCAAAAAAGTTGCGGCAGCGAATCACACTCAAGTTGGGAAGGGGGTGACATATTCCTCCATGTTGGGAAGGGAAGGACCAGGCCTCCATCGTACCTTCACTGACTGCCTACGCATTTCAACGTTGAAAAAACAACGTCAAGGCCTTAAGCACCGCTAACCCCGAACCTTTCTTCTTCCgacatcatccatcatctcgatCTTTTtctctcaacctcaacctcgatcTCGATCTATCTCGTCCCTACGTTCTACTTCCTCAGATCGCCTTGCTCTCTCACATATAGTTCTCGCTCACTTCCTACCTATCATCTCTCAGAACCGCCCGTCAGCACTGCCTGCATAGTCTATTTCAACTGCGGTGCAacaaccatccatctcctgTGGCTAGGCGGCTCAAGCTAGCCGAACGCCTTCATACGGCAAACATGACGTCGACTCATGATGTTCCCAACGATTCTCAGCCTCACCACAATCATGATCGTCTGTTGGCCGAGTCCATCGTTGCTGCCACCAGGGGCATCCACGCCAAGCTTaacaagctcatcatcgcTCGCTTGCCGCTCGCGCTTCCTCCCCGTGCTCAAGATCCTGCCCTCTATATCTCGGGACTCCTCCACATCACCCCCATCTATATGACCTTTGAGGCGCTATGGCGCGATATCCTGGACTCCCCGGTCAATGACGTTGACAAAAAGGAAACCAACCCTCATGACCCTGACACTGGTCTTCCCGAGGCTACTTCCCCTGCCTCTGATGTACACAGGCTCTCGGGTTGCAACAGAGTGCAGTCTCTTCTCCAGCATGTTTTCCTTCCTGGCCTGATGCGGTCTGATCGTCTCAAGGCAGATATCGCACATACAACAGGATGGTCAGACAGTCTCGTGGAAGATCAACTACGGTTTGTTGAACAGAGTGGACGTTTGGGAGATTTCATTCAGCACATCAAGAGATCAGTCCAACACCGGCCCCATGTTCTCCTGGCCTACTCATATATCCTGTTTATGGCGCTCTTTGCTGGAGGTCGCTTCATTAGAGCTACCTTGGAGTCGGCAGGGGATGACTTTTGGAACCATCTACCTTCCCCTATCAAACCGACCTCTCTCCCTTGTCAGAAGAGCACGAGGCCAACTAAGCGAGCCAGCGGCCTATCTGACGAACAACTTCCCGACCATGACCATTATTGTCATGCTACACATACGATGCCCCTGAGGTTCTTCCATTTTCAGACAcccgaggatggcgaggaccTAAAGCGCGAGTTTAAGCAACGTCTTTTGGATGCAGAGAAGATGTTGACGACCCGCGAGAAACAAGATATTGTCCAAGAGTCAGTCTGCATTTTTGAGAATATGACTCTCCTGATCCATCAACTTGACTCGGTTTGCGGCGACCCTGAACGGaaggacagcagcagcacaacATCTTCTCTCTTTGAGCTTGTCGACCAGTTCCATCCTTTCCGCTCTCGCATCAGGGACAGTGTGTCCATCACCAAGGAACGAAGCGCACGAACCTCGACGTTGTCATCGGATGGTGTTAGACAAGTATGGAAAAGCTGGGTAAACAcctcggcttcttccccCCCTCAAGGCGAATTTGTCGCACCAACTGGGCACCCTGATGTTTCTAGGGCCGACAGTGGCGCTGCATCTTGTCCGGCCTCCAAGTCTATGAGATTTGAGAAGGCCCTCCCCAAGCCAACACGAACCCCCAGCGATCTagccaagaccaagcatGGCCTCCAAGAGTGCCTTAAGCTCGCGTCCCAGAGGCTTCAAAGCATGCATGTAATCAATTGGCTAATGCTGGCGGCCTTTTGTGCTCTTACATATGGAGCTCTCTTCTCTGCTAGACGAGGCGAGGACATGGCTCTGGACGCCTGATGCCTGACATTGATGTTGGCGACCTCGTTCTGTCCGgcatttttttttctttctttgttTTCCTTTCTAAGTAATGAAGCACCCAGGATACCCATTTTGGGAGGAACACGCATGTCTACACAGGAGTTTGGCGGGTTTTCTTTGCCTTTGAGCACGCGCATACGATTGTACTCGATACCCATGGATACATGAACAAACCATACAATAGAAACAATTATGACCCTAGAGACAGCCAATACAGTACATACGGATGTTTGATCCCCAGACATTTCACGTTGATCAACAAGTGGGCTTCGCTGGAAATATCGTGTTATTCTAGATGTTGTGTTACATCTAGGAACTAACTCAAGTAACTAACACCTTCTCATGCTAATGGGTCCGTGTCTACTCCATTTCCGAGTCCGTCAAATCCAGGACTCTACCAAGAAGTATCTACCTATACTTGAAACGCCTTACAATGTGGTTGGGGTATCATAacaaggtaaaaaaaaaaaaaaggaaacaaTGCCTGAAAGAGACTTGTCAAGAACACTCGCTCTCATCTTTCTCCTactcttcatcatcctcggcgTCCCAGTCGTCGCCCACATCGGCCCAGCCTGCCATGTGACGCTCACCACCGAAGTCGCCAACCTGTCTGTAGTGCCGTGCACGCTCGCCGTTCTCCTGCCACTGGCGCACAATGTAGTCATCAGAAGCGCTGACGAGCTTGCCATCGTGCGTCCAGCTGATGTTGGTGACCTCGCTTGAGTGTCCATGGATGAGGGGTGTGCCAGTGCGGAAGATGGGGAACGTAGTCTCCGGGGCTGAGAAGGACCGGGAGGGAGTGATGGCGGAGCCTGGGGAGTCGAGAACGTGGGCGCGCTGGTCGCAGGCCGATCGGAGATAGCGCTCGTCAGTGGGGAAGAGCATGACGGACGAAGAGGTGCTTCCGACAGCGAGGAGGTCGGAACTGTGTGAGAGACCCTTCTGGCGGATGCTACACTTGACGTAAAAGGTTCGGGCGGAAAAAGAATCGTGCTTGAAGCCGTAGAGGGGACCGAGGCCCTCAACACCGGTTGGTCGGCGCTTCGTAGCGAAATCCTCCAGTTCAGGGGCGTGACCGAGCATCAGATGAGCAGTGGAATATGCATAAACAGTGTTGTCCTTGCAGACGGCGTACATGCGAGCAGCATCGTTGCTAAGAGCTAGAGAGGTAATGCCGTAGGATCGCCAAGCGTGCGAGGTCGGCGCGCGGGTGGAAGCCAAGGGGGTGCTCTTCTCCTGGCGGCGAGGCTTGATATATCGGAGATCCCAGAGCTTGAcgacagcctcagcctcagaaGCCGAAAGGAGCAGGTGCTCACGGTCAGCGGGAAGCCATTGGATGGCGGTGACGGATGCGGTCGAGGTGTTGCCCGCCATGGTACGTTCATGAGTTCTATCGAGAATGTTGACGGTGGCCGCGCGGAAGGGGTCGAGGTTTCTATCCCTCTCGACGACAACCCGGCGAGCCTTGGATTCGCCGGAACTAGAACGGGTAGAAAAGCTCTTGCTGCGGGCTTCGGGGCATCGCAGATCCCACAGGCGAATGCGTCCAGCCTTATCCGAGGTGGCCAAGACGTTG encodes:
- a CDS encoding EamA domain-containing protein, with amino-acid sequence MSRPESTRLGEGTYARERQHVHDETDDVAVPTSPLLEPRPTSPTSYGLRAKLGLGGVARRTVGFALLMLTVFLWTLYNFIASYIFADQTYNKPFFVVYVNTSIFAISLAPKFLRYLRRTGFRGLRHDATQLWADYKQGTTRTKTLREDEDEGAGERLISEGYGSAENTKTDEKLGLHETAVLSFEFCMLWFLANYFSSACLEYTSVASVTILTSTSSVWTLIFCSFFGIERFSTPKLLGVGASLAGVILISTVDMSGTSDEDRGSFPHKTTAQIAIGDSMAFLSAVIYGIYVTVMKRRVPDEDRVDMQLFFGLVGVFNLILLWPLFFMLHWTGLETFELPPDATIWGIIIFNAVSSFISDISWALALLMTTPLVVTVGLSLTIPLSLIGEMLQYSRYSSFTYWVGATVVFVSFIVVSRESDDAEDNKKNDDLERAASDVM